TTTTTGCTCGAAATAACTACGGACTAATGCTGATAAGTTTCTTAAACCTTCTTCCCCAGCTAAGGCTGATGGATGGAATTTTTGATTTAGCAATGTTCCATTAGAAGCAATATGATGATCCAATTTAGCTACAGAGTTTAATGCTGCTGTAGGGCCATTTTGGTCACTTCCAGATACAGGTGAAACACCGTCTGCTAATGGCTCACCTGCAAAGCGTCCATCTGCTGAGGCTTTCGTTTCTATGCCACAAGAAACATTGGCTGATACTGGATATAACCCTGGTTGGAAAGTTCCTCCACGTGGGTTTAAATATTTTTGTACTTCTTTACAATAGATAAGTGCAACCTTTCTCACCATTTGATCCACCACGTCGATATCATTACCGTATTTCGGTGCACCGTTAATTAATAATTGACGTATATATTCTCCATCCTTTTCATTCATGGGTTGACTTGCATTGGTATCTTTTTTCTTGATGTTCGTATCGTTGTCATTAAGTAGATCTTTTAACATCTCTACTAATTCATCGGTCGAGAGTTGAGATAAATCTTTGTTCGTTCCAACAGGTTCGCTATTTGTGATTGCTTGGTTTTGCTCTTTACCAAAATTGGTATCTAATGCATTTTTTAACTCATGAATAGAGAGCTTGTTATCCTCATAGATTAATTTTTTAATCGCCATTAATGCATCTCCAGCATTCGCTATCCCTACACCTTGTGGTCCAGTAAAATTATATTTTGCTCCACCTTCTTGTAATGACAAACCTTTCTCGATACAACCTTCTACCATAGAGGATAAAAATGGTAAAGGTGCACGCTCTCCGTGCGCAACATCTACAGAATTATCGGCATTGACCAATAGCTTAACAAAGTATTTCATTTGCTCCTCAAATGCACTTTTTAATTGATCAAAGGTTGTAAATGATGAAAAATCACCAGTGGATAAGCCTATTTTTTCACCATTCGCATAGCCATTATTTAAAGTAATCTCCAGAACCTTAGGGATATTAAAGAATGCCGCATCATGCCATCCCTCTGTTTTCCCACCAACTTGTGGTTCAACACAACCAATAATGCCATAATCTCTTGCGTCAGTAAGTGAGATACCTCGATTGACTAATGACGGAATAATAACTTCATCACTATAATAAGCAGGCATTCCTAATCCCAAACGTGATACCTCCCCAGCTTTATGAATTAAAGATTCAGGGGTCTTATTCCATATACGAATAGAAATGGATGGTTGTGGTAATCTAGTATTGGCAGTAGCTTGTAAGCAAGCATACGATAATGGGTTTGTTGCATCCATTCCCTCTTTATCTTGTCCACCTACGATTAAGTTTTGGAACATTGGATATCCACCAAATGCCTTCGTTGATGCTTCATCGCGGATTTTATTTACATCATTGAATTTCACCCATAATACGTCTAATAATTTTTGCGCTTCTGCCTCGTCTAGTCGACCATTTTCTACATCTTTCTTATAAAATGGATACATATATTGATCAAAACGCATCGGCGAAATCGAATGACCATTTGATTCAATTTGAATAACTGCCTGGATAATCCAAAAAGATTGAAGTGCTTCATAAAATGATGTTGCTGGATTTGCTGGAACACGTGCACAGTTTGCGGCAATCTGTAATAATTCTGATTTCCTGTTCGAATCTGTTTCTCTATCCGCTTCTAATTTTGCTTCATCTGCTAATCGTCGGGCATAATTCATGACAGCATCTAATGAGATACTCATAGCTTTTAATGTTTGAGACTTTTTAACTATTTCAGGATCCCCGTAATCCAGACTTTTCAAAGCAGTACATACCTCTTCTTTAATTCCTTTCAAGCCTTTTTCCAACACAAGCTTGTAATCGACAGAAATATGACCCACACCATTAAAATAGTAGTTTCCAACCGTAAATACTCCAGCATTCATGGCATTCTTCGTTTCAGGAGACATTAATTCCGTAGCAAGCTCATTTGTAGTTCTTCCTTTCCAATATTTAAATGCCTCTGATAAATCTTGTTTTACTTGTTCAGGAACTATAAATTTATCCCCAGCCCTTTTTTCAATACGATCAAATTCATCTTCTAGCCAATCGTTTGAAAATTCCGGGAAAATTTGCGTTCCACGTGGTGACGTTGCTAGATTCCCTACAATTAATTCATTTGGGCGAATAACAACTTTCATCTTACCTAAGATATTTTCTAACGCTTTAGCTCTTCGGATTATCATGGGCTGATTTTCTGTTTGCTGATAAGATTCTGTTACTAATAAAGCTCTTTCTGATTCAACAATTGGATCATGATCATAGAGATGGTCAATTAATTGTTCAATACGTGAAGCTGTTCTTAGCATGTCTACTTCTCCTCTCGGGTTTTCATTTAAGTACGTGTTCAAAAAGAATGTAAAAAGGATCGAGGTTGGCCAAGGTCTCAGGCGTCCTTGAAAAAGAAACACACTTTTTCTAT
This genomic interval from Virgibacillus pantothenticus contains the following:
- a CDS encoding glycyl radical protein; translated protein: MLRTASRIEQLIDHLYDHDPIVESERALLVTESYQQTENQPMIIRRAKALENILGKMKVVIRPNELIVGNLATSPRGTQIFPEFSNDWLEDEFDRIEKRAGDKFIVPEQVKQDLSEAFKYWKGRTTNELATELMSPETKNAMNAGVFTVGNYYFNGVGHISVDYKLVLEKGLKGIKEEVCTALKSLDYGDPEIVKKSQTLKAMSISLDAVMNYARRLADEAKLEADRETDSNRKSELLQIAANCARVPANPATSFYEALQSFWIIQAVIQIESNGHSISPMRFDQYMYPFYKKDVENGRLDEAEAQKLLDVLWVKFNDVNKIRDEASTKAFGGYPMFQNLIVGGQDKEGMDATNPLSYACLQATANTRLPQPSISIRIWNKTPESLIHKAGEVSRLGLGMPAYYSDEVIIPSLVNRGISLTDARDYGIIGCVEPQVGGKTEGWHDAAFFNIPKVLEITLNNGYANGEKIGLSTGDFSSFTTFDQLKSAFEEQMKYFVKLLVNADNSVDVAHGERAPLPFLSSMVEGCIEKGLSLQEGGAKYNFTGPQGVGIANAGDALMAIKKLIYEDNKLSIHELKNALDTNFGKEQNQAITNSEPVGTNKDLSQLSTDELVEMLKDLLNDNDTNIKKKDTNASQPMNEKDGEYIRQLLINGAPKYGNDIDVVDQMVRKVALIYCKEVQKYLNPRGGTFQPGLYPVSANVSCGIETKASADGRFAGEPLADGVSPVSGSDQNGPTAALNSVAKLDHHIASNGTLLNQKFHPSALAGEEGLRNLSALVRSYFEQKGMHVQFNVVSKETLLDAQKNPEKYKNLVVRVAGYSAHFVSLDKSIQQDIIARTEQQF